One Dioscorea cayenensis subsp. rotundata cultivar TDr96_F1 chromosome 15, TDr96_F1_v2_PseudoChromosome.rev07_lg8_w22 25.fasta, whole genome shotgun sequence genomic region harbors:
- the LOC120277058 gene encoding LOW QUALITY PROTEIN: receptor-like protein kinase THESEUS 1 (The sequence of the model RefSeq protein was modified relative to this genomic sequence to represent the inferred CDS: inserted 2 bases in 1 codon; deleted 3 bases in 3 codons) has product MLFSSSSAAAAAALFLPMDNYLLACGSSQNVSYQGQVFVPDSQRSSVSLKTSGDDVISTSNGNAPSPVYQSLRIFSKPAYYEFDIQQPGRHWLRLYFYPLSNSQHDLTSAQFTVVTDGMVLINNFTFSNSNRSYLFKEYSLNVTSDSLVVAFIPSNNSVSFVNGIEFVSVPDELLYDQALAIPNAPFSGISVLGLETMYRLNIGGPLLTPENDSLGRTWETDGRYLHVNSSAVKVFVDPSTIKYPEGVTVETAPRLVYSTADTMGDPNVTDLSFNITWVFSVDPSFLYLLRLHFCDIVSKALNTLLFNVYINSDIAIDGLDLSSLKGDLSVPYYKDFVSNSSNGSSTLTVSVGPNSLNEDNNNAILNGLEIMKMSNQVGSLDGLHSAKDLLPQTPSSSSSRSGFILGGVSGAVXFAATLAAACYCCLVVRRSKTSPHSHPWLPLPLYGNSHTISKVSTTSQRSGTASCISLASTNLGRVFTFQEIILATNKFDESLLLGVGGFGKVYKGTLEDGTKVAVKRGNPRSEQGLTEFQTEIEMLSKLRHRHLVSLIGYCDERSEMILVYEYMANGPLRSHLYGANLPPLSWKQRLEICIGAAKGLHYLHTGAAQSIIHRDVKTTNILLDDSFIAKVADFGLSKTGPALDQTHVSTAVKGSFGYLDPEYFRRQQLTEKSDVYSFGVVLMEVLCARPALNPVLPREQVNIAEWAMSWQKKGMLEQIMDPALVGKINPVSLRKYGETAEKCLAEQGVDRPSMGDVLWNLEYALQLEETSTLADPDENSTNNIPGIQLAQLEPFDNSVTMVEGVNSGTFDDAEDAATSAVFSQLVNPRGR; this is encoded by the exons ATGcttttctcctcctcctctgctgctgctgctgctgctttgTTCCTCCCTATGGACAACTACTTGCTTGCTTGTGGGTCTTCACAAAATGTTTCGTATCAAGGCCAAGTCTTTGTTCCAGACTCACAGCGATCTTCAGTTTCCCTCAAGACATCTGGAGATGATGTCATCTCAACATCCAATGGCAACGCCCCATCTCCAGTGTACCAATCCCTTCGTATATTCTCAAAACCGGCATACTACGAATTCGACATCCAGCAGCCCGGACGCCACTGGCTCCGCCTCTACTTTTATCCTCTCTCTAATTCCCAACATGACCTCACCTCTGCCCAATTCACGGTCGTCACCGATGGCATGGTCCTCATCAACAACTTCACCTTCAGCAACTCCAACCGTTCTTATCTCTTCAAAGAGTACTCATTGAATGTCACATCCGACTCCTTGGTCGTCGCTTTCATTCCTTCCAATAACTCAGTTTCGTTTGTGAACGGGATCGAGTTTGTCTCCGTCCCAGATGAGTTG CTCTACGACCAGGCTCTGGCCATTCCCAATGCTCCTTTCAGCGGTATCTCCGTTCTCGGCCTGGAGACCATGTACCGGCTCAACATTGGGGGTCCTCTGCTCACCCCTGAGAATGACTCTCTTGGGAGGACTTGGGAGACTGATGGCAGGTATCTACATGTTAACAGCTCCGCTGTGAAGGTGTTTGTAGATCCCTCCACTATAAAGTATCCAGAAGGAGTCACTGTCGAGACAGCTCCCAGGTTGGTTTATTCAACTGCTGACACCATG GGAGATCCCAACGTCACGGATTTGAGTTTTAACATCACCTGGGTTTTCTCGGTGGATCCTAGTTTCCTCTATTTGCTACGCCTCCACTTCTGCGATATCGTCAGTAAGGCTCTCAACACGCTTCTCTTCAACGTCTATATCAATTCTGACATTGCCATCGATGGTTTGGATCTTTCTTCACTCAAGGGGGATTTATCAGTACCGTATTACAAGGACTTCGTTTCCAATTCCTCAAATGGTTCGAGCACATTGACTGTCAGTGTCGGTCCCAATTCCTTGAACGAGGACAACAACAATGCAATCTTGAACGGATTGGAGATCATGAAGATGAGCAATCAAGTCGGAAGCTTGGACGGTCTCCATTCTGCTAAAGATCTTCTCCCTCAGACACCATCCAGCAGCAGCAGCCGG TCTGGGTTTATACTCGGAGGGGTTTCTGGGGCTGT GTTTGCTGCCACATTGGCAGCTGCGTGCTATTGTTGTCTTGTGGTTCGCCGGTCTAAAACCAGTCCTCACAGCCACCCCTGGTTGCCCCTGCCACTGTATGGTAACTCTCATACCATTAGCAAAGTATCCACGACCTCACAGAGAAGCGGTACAGCCAGCTGTATCTCTCTGGCCTCTACGAATCTAGGTCGTGTTTTCACATTCCAAGAGATTATCCTTGCCACAAACAAGTTCGATGAGAGCTTGCTTCTTGGTGTTGGTGGGTTTGGTAAGGTGTACAAGGGGACATTGGAAGATGGTACAAAGGTTGCAGTAAAGAGAGGAAATCCAAGATCTGAGCAAGGATTGACAGAATTCCAGACAGAGATAGAGATGTTATCCAAGCTGCGGCACCGGCACCTTGTCTCCCTGATTGGCTATTGTGATGAACGGTCTGAGATGATTTTGGTGTATGAGTACATGGCCAATGGGCCATTGAGGAGCCATCTGTATGGGGCCAACCTGCCTCCTCTCTCATGGAAGCAGCGGCTCGAGATTTGCATAGGAGCGGCCAAGGGATTGCACTACCTCCACACTGGTGCTGCGCAGAGTATAATTCACCGTGATGTGAAGACTACTAACATTCTCTTAGATGATAGCTTTATCGCAAAGGTAGCAGACTTTGGCCTCTCAAAGACTGGCCCAGCATTGGATCAAACTCATGTCAGCACCGCTGTCAAAGGAAGCTTTGGCTATCTTGATCCTGAGTACTTCCGGAGGCAGCAGTTGACTGAGAAGTCTGACGTTTATTCATTTGGTGTAGTGCTGATGGAAGTCCTTTGTGCAAGGCCAGCTCTCAACCCAGTCCTTCCACGGGAGCAGGTCAATATCGCCGAGTGGGCAATGAGTTGGCAGAAGAAGGGCATGTTGGAGCAGATCATGGATCCCGCCTTAGTAGGGAAGATCAACCCAGTATCCCTTAGGAAGTATGGGGAGACAGCTGAGAAATGCCTGGCTGAACAAGGTGTTGATAGGCCTTCAATGGGGGATGTGTTGTGGAATCTTGAGTATGCACTACAACTTGAGGAGACATCCACACTAGCAGACCCAGATGAGAATAGCACAAACAATATTCCTGGTATCCAATTGGCACAACTTGAACCTTTCGACAATAGTGTGACCATGGTGGAGGGAGTAAATTCAGGCACTTTCGATGATGCAGAGGATGCTGCAACAAGTGCCGTGTTCTCCCAGCTTGTGAATCCACGGGGGAGGTGA